The following coding sequences lie in one Bacteroidota bacterium genomic window:
- a CDS encoding IPExxxVDY family protein — protein sequence MSPKKRVLQVQAFDDIVVIGISTTLTDYKLTWHLNQSLGLDMKKLPGLPGPQPHAGPLSFYYYNAGENENVFSMLQLVNEGYRLLSLPVPIDYLLVVRNSIKDENLAHILTTIRGIKDVLAAWQIDPSKTKGLEAVLEALEFHELSLTRQPAPRRSRPGLPND from the coding sequence ATGTCACCCAAAAAGCGCGTACTGCAAGTCCAGGCCTTCGACGACATCGTGGTTATCGGCATAAGCACCACACTCACCGATTACAAACTCACCTGGCACCTGAACCAGTCGCTCGGGCTCGACATGAAAAAACTGCCCGGCCTGCCCGGGCCTCAACCACATGCGGGGCCTTTGTCCTTTTATTATTACAATGCCGGAGAAAATGAAAATGTGTTCAGCATGCTGCAACTGGTCAACGAAGGATATCGTTTGCTTAGCCTGCCCGTGCCGATTGATTATCTTCTGGTTGTGCGCAACAGCATCAAAGACGAAAATCTGGCACATATCCTGACAACCATAAGGGGAATCAAAGACGTGCTGGCGGCCTGGCAGATAGACCCTTCAAAAACCAAAGGTCTGGAAGCTGTACTCGAAGCCCTGGAGTTCCACGAACTAAGCCTGACCCGTCAACCCGCACCAAGGCGCTCCCGTCCCGGACTGCCAAATGATTAA
- the pyk gene encoding pyruvate kinase: MKNIHMKTKIIATIGPASRSTEMLHRMADAGMDVVRLNFSHGSHDEHRQVIDAITAYNQLNDKNIALLADLQGPKIRLGDLPAGGIALKPGDRISFSTREQNTTDDCIYISYSTFASDVKPGETILVDDGKIALKVVSTNKQDKVLLESVNGGLLQSRKGVNLPETSISLPSLTRKDLDDLDFILSQGVQWVALSFVRSAIDIHILRSRIEAHPSEAKPRIVAKIEKPQAVRDIEAIVEAADAVMIARGDLGVEMPMQTVPMIQKNIIRLCQKAGKPVIVATQMMEAMIENIRPTRAEVNDVANSVLDGADALMLSGETSVGRYPVETIQTMQRIISQIEDYDAIYHAHTLNQPVAGERFGSDAVLYNAVEMARLTKAAAIVVVTHSGYSAIRLASHRPKAKLLVFSNCRHILQTLNMVWGVEGFYDSDTDNSDQLMQRIGERLISQQLIENGAYYIQVLSTPSWKKGASNTLRLGVAGEE; encoded by the coding sequence ATTAAAAATATTCACATGAAAACCAAGATTATTGCTACCATCGGACCAGCCTCCCGGTCAACGGAAATGCTTCACCGAATGGCTGATGCCGGAATGGATGTGGTCAGGCTCAATTTTTCGCATGGCAGCCACGACGAACACCGACAGGTTATTGATGCCATTACAGCGTATAACCAGCTGAATGATAAGAACATAGCTTTGCTGGCCGACCTTCAGGGACCAAAAATTCGTCTGGGTGACCTTCCCGCCGGAGGCATCGCCCTGAAACCGGGCGACCGCATCAGTTTCAGCACCCGCGAGCAAAACACGACCGACGATTGTATCTATATCAGCTACAGCACCTTTGCATCGGATGTGAAACCCGGCGAAACCATCCTGGTGGACGATGGCAAGATTGCGCTTAAAGTGGTGAGCACCAACAAGCAAGACAAGGTATTGCTCGAATCGGTCAACGGAGGCCTACTGCAATCGCGCAAGGGAGTCAACCTGCCGGAAACCAGCATTTCGCTGCCATCGCTCACCCGCAAAGACCTCGACGACCTCGACTTTATCCTCAGCCAGGGCGTACAGTGGGTGGCCCTGTCGTTTGTCAGGTCGGCCATCGACATCCACATCCTGCGCAGCCGCATCGAAGCGCACCCTTCCGAGGCCAAACCGCGCATTGTGGCCAAGATTGAAAAACCTCAGGCTGTCAGAGATATCGAAGCCATAGTGGAAGCTGCGGATGCCGTGATGATTGCCCGTGGCGACCTGGGCGTGGAAATGCCCATGCAAACGGTGCCCATGATACAGAAAAACATCATCCGGCTCTGTCAGAAAGCAGGCAAACCCGTTATCGTTGCCACACAGATGATGGAAGCCATGATCGAGAATATCCGGCCAACCCGGGCCGAGGTGAACGATGTGGCCAACTCGGTGCTCGATGGCGCCGACGCCCTGATGCTCAGTGGCGAAACCTCGGTGGGACGCTATCCGGTGGAAACCATTCAAACCATGCAGCGCATCATCAGCCAGATTGAAGATTACGATGCCATCTATCACGCCCACACCTTAAATCAACCCGTGGCAGGCGAACGGTTTGGCAGCGATGCCGTGCTCTATAATGCCGTGGAAATGGCCAGGCTTACCAAAGCCGCCGCCATTGTGGTCGTTACCCATTCGGGCTATTCGGCCATACGCCTTGCCAGCCACAGGCCCAAAGCCAAACTGCTTGTATTTTCCAACTGCCGCCACATCCTCCAGACCCTCAACATGGTCTGGGGGGTCGAAGGGTTTTATGACAGCGACACCGACAACAGCGACCAGCTCATGCAACGCATTGGCGAACGCCTCATCAGCCAGCAGCTCATCGAAAATGGCGCCTATTACATCCAGGTGCTGAGCACACCCTCGTGGAAAAAAGGCGCTTCGAACACCCTGAGGCTGGGAGTGGCCGGTGAAGAATAG
- the pheS gene encoding phenylalanine--tRNA ligase subunit alpha yields MKERIAQLLSEVQQAAPETREQLEEFRLKFLSKKGLIPALFADFRQVAAEHRKEMGMLLNNLKQEAEEKLRQLQERFAEANDNNLQFDASLPVLPETGGRHPISIVRRQINSIFERVGFVIAEGPEIEDDFHNFTALNFPEEHPARDMQDTFFLRKLPDVALRTHTSSVQVRVMEQGKLPIRIIAPGRVFRNEAISARAHCIFHQIEGLYVDKDVSFADLKQTLYYFATEFFGPETRIRFRPSYFPFTEISAEMDVSCNICGGKGCNICKYSGWVEILGCGMVDPNVLEACGIDSKMYSGYAFGMGIERITMMKYQINDLRMFFENDLRFLRQFEAFV; encoded by the coding sequence ATGAAAGAACGCATTGCCCAACTGCTGAGCGAGGTGCAGCAAGCTGCCCCCGAAACCAGGGAGCAACTGGAAGAGTTCAGGCTAAAGTTTCTGAGTAAAAAGGGGCTGATTCCTGCCTTGTTTGCCGATTTCAGGCAGGTTGCTGCCGAACATCGCAAAGAGATGGGCATGCTGCTCAACAACCTCAAGCAGGAAGCCGAAGAAAAGCTCAGGCAACTGCAGGAGCGCTTTGCCGAAGCGAACGACAACAACCTTCAGTTCGACGCAAGCCTGCCAGTGCTTCCCGAAACCGGTGGACGGCATCCCATATCAATCGTGCGTCGCCAGATCAACAGCATTTTCGAGCGCGTTGGTTTTGTGATTGCCGAAGGCCCTGAAATTGAGGACGATTTCCACAATTTCACAGCGCTCAACTTCCCTGAGGAACATCCTGCCCGCGACATGCAGGACACTTTCTTTTTGCGGAAATTGCCCGATGTGGCCCTGCGTACGCACACTTCCAGCGTGCAGGTGCGGGTGATGGAACAAGGTAAACTGCCCATTCGCATCATTGCGCCGGGCAGGGTATTCCGCAACGAAGCCATCTCGGCCAGGGCACACTGCATTTTTCATCAGATTGAGGGGTTGTATGTAGATAAAGATGTTTCGTTTGCCGACCTCAAGCAAACCCTCTACTATTTTGCCACCGAGTTTTTCGGTCCGGAAACACGCATCCGCTTCAGGCCATCGTATTTTCCTTTCACCGAAATATCGGCCGAGATGGACGTGTCGTGCAACATCTGCGGAGGCAAGGGTTGCAACATATGCAAATACTCTGGTTGGGTCGAAATCCTCGGCTGCGGTATGGTGGATCCGAATGTGCTCGAAGCTTGCGGCATCGACAGCAAGATGTATTCGGGCTATGCTTTTGGTATGGGTATTGAACGCATCACCATGATGAAATATCAGATCAACGACCTGCGGATGTTTTTCGAAAACGACCTGCGTTTTCTCCGGCAGTTTGAGGCTTTTGTGTAA
- a CDS encoding peptidylprolyl isomerase, producing the protein MRNIIVMAFVLMGWWASAQQKPETLVLIKTPYGNMTAKLYNDTPKHRDNFIKLVKQGWYNDSPFHRVINNFMIQGGGNANGQNDPGYTIDAEFRPHYIHKKGALAAARLGDQVNPEKKSSGSQFYIVQGQRFDDATLNAMAARNGMKYTPEQRRLYTTIGGTPHLDGGYTVFGEVIDGLDVIDKIAAVKTGPGDRPLTEVKMKIEILE; encoded by the coding sequence ATGCGCAACATCATTGTCATGGCCTTCGTGCTCATGGGCTGGTGGGCATCGGCCCAGCAAAAACCAGAAACGCTGGTACTGATCAAAACGCCATACGGCAACATGACTGCCAAGCTTTACAACGATACCCCAAAACACCGCGACAACTTCATTAAGCTGGTGAAGCAGGGTTGGTACAACGACTCGCCTTTTCACCGTGTGATCAACAATTTTATGATTCAGGGCGGAGGAAATGCCAATGGGCAGAATGATCCCGGCTACACCATTGATGCCGAATTCAGGCCGCACTACATACACAAGAAAGGTGCACTTGCAGCTGCCCGCCTGGGCGATCAGGTGAATCCCGAAAAGAAATCCTCCGGTTCGCAGTTCTATATCGTTCAGGGACAGCGGTTCGACGATGCCACCCTCAACGCCATGGCTGCCCGCAACGGCATGAAATATACCCCCGAACAACGCAGGCTGTACACCACCATTGGCGGCACGCCACACCTGGATGGCGGTTATACTGTTTTTGGCGAAGTTATCGACGGCCTGGATGTGATCGACAAGATTGCAGCCGTCAAGACTGGGCCCGGCGACCGTCCGCTCACCGAAGTAAAGATGAAAATTGAAATTCTGGAATAA
- a CDS encoding thymidine kinase — protein MFHEKENRGPQRAGWIEVICGSMFSGKTEELIRRLNRARIARQKVEIFKPHIDKRYSEEDVVSHDATSIRSIPVESASQILFYANDCDVIGIDEAQFFDSELLSVCNHLADQGIRVIVAGLDMDFLGNPFGPIPALMSVAEYVTKVHAICMRCGNLANYSFRKVPNEKLVMLGETESYEPLCRACYNQARTGKA, from the coding sequence ATGTTTCATGAAAAAGAGAATCGCGGGCCGCAAAGGGCAGGATGGATCGAAGTGATTTGCGGCTCGATGTTTTCGGGCAAGACCGAAGAACTTATCCGAAGGCTCAACCGCGCCCGCATTGCCCGCCAGAAGGTCGAAATTTTCAAACCGCATATCGACAAACGCTACAGCGAAGAGGATGTTGTTTCGCACGATGCCACTTCCATCCGTTCCATTCCGGTGGAAAGTGCCTCGCAGATTCTGTTTTACGCCAACGACTGCGACGTCATAGGCATTGATGAAGCACAGTTTTTCGACAGCGAACTGCTTAGCGTGTGCAACCATCTGGCCGATCAGGGCATACGGGTTATTGTGGCCGGTCTGGATATGGATTTTTTGGGCAATCCGTTCGGACCAATTCCGGCATTAATGTCTGTGGCTGAGTATGTTACAAAGGTTCATGCCATTTGTATGCGTTGCGGAAACCTGGCCAATTATTCCTTCCGCAAGGTGCCAAACGAAAAATTGGTCATGCTTGGCGAAACCGAAAGCTACGAACCACTGTGCCGCGCATGCTACAACCAGGCCAGAACCGGTAAAGCCTGA
- a CDS encoding M28 family peptidase produces MKRVIRGLTLLLLLSCLLFDLSAQDRAYVHAVVARLAAPDMHGRGYFKDGDHKAADFIAGELHKAGTIPLWDGYRQPYSFNINTFPGKVSVWADSKKLRPGHDFVINPANGPVDARFKLSWLPDSLSKSASVYALIDTNQLSGIMPVLPKKLGEAYRGGLSGVPAVVQLDDNIWWHVSRRQWPAGKVALKVHPDALPKHIRSLRVKAEARLVENRPAYNVGGMVRGHIQPDSFVVFVAHYDHLGRMGRNAIFPGASDNASGTATVLDLARYYAAHPEKAYYSMIFLLVSGEEAGLLGSRHFVEHPPYDLTKTRFVINFDMVGTGSQGLNVFNAQANPSAFDALKSMNESHGWFDELRARGASCNSDHCPFHQKGIPAFFLLTSGSENRHYHNVYDKAELLPFTKYEALFHLVTSFTGALPGSAFQKPLTE; encoded by the coding sequence ATGAAAAGAGTAATCCGGGGTCTGACCCTTCTTTTATTGCTGTCGTGCCTTTTGTTTGACCTTTCTGCACAAGACCGTGCATATGTGCATGCGGTGGTAGCCAGGCTGGCTGCACCCGACATGCACGGCAGGGGCTACTTCAAAGACGGCGACCATAAAGCAGCCGACTTTATTGCGGGCGAACTGCACAAGGCCGGAACCATCCCTTTGTGGGATGGTTACAGGCAGCCTTATTCATTCAATATCAATACCTTTCCGGGAAAAGTCTCTGTGTGGGCCGACAGTAAGAAACTCCGTCCGGGCCACGATTTTGTGATCAATCCAGCCAACGGACCGGTTGATGCACGTTTCAAACTGTCCTGGCTTCCTGACAGCCTGAGCAAAAGCGCCTCAGTGTATGCGCTGATCGACACCAACCAGCTCAGCGGCATCATGCCGGTGCTGCCGAAGAAACTTGGCGAAGCCTACCGTGGAGGTCTTTCGGGAGTGCCGGCAGTGGTTCAGTTGGACGACAACATATGGTGGCATGTATCGCGCCGCCAATGGCCTGCCGGGAAAGTGGCCCTGAAGGTTCACCCTGATGCATTGCCAAAGCACATCAGATCGCTTCGCGTGAAGGCCGAAGCCCGCCTGGTCGAAAACCGGCCTGCTTACAATGTGGGAGGCATGGTGCGCGGCCATATTCAGCCCGACAGCTTTGTGGTGTTTGTGGCCCACTACGACCATCTTGGTCGCATGGGGCGCAATGCAATCTTTCCCGGAGCCAGCGACAATGCCAGCGGCACTGCCACCGTGCTCGACCTGGCAAGATATTACGCAGCACATCCCGAAAAAGCCTACTATTCAATGATCTTTCTCCTGGTTTCGGGCGAGGAAGCCGGACTGCTCGGCTCGCGCCATTTTGTCGAACATCCGCCTTACGACCTGACAAAGACACGTTTTGTGATCAACTTCGACATGGTAGGCACAGGAAGTCAGGGGCTTAATGTGTTCAATGCCCAGGCCAACCCCTCGGCCTTCGATGCCCTGAAAAGCATGAACGAAAGCCACGGTTGGTTCGATGAGTTGCGCGCCCGGGGGGCATCGTGCAACAGCGACCATTGTCCCTTTCACCAAAAAGGCATACCCGCCTTTTTCCTCCTCACTTCGGGAAGCGAAAACCGGCACTACCACAATGTTTATGACAAAGCTGAGCTACTGCCATTTACAAAATATGAGGCCCTGTTCCACCTGGTCACCTCGTTTACCGGCGCACTTCCTGGTTCAGCATTTCAAAAACCACTGACTGAATGA